A genomic window from Chrysoperla carnea chromosome 3, inChrCarn1.1, whole genome shotgun sequence includes:
- the LOC123295480 gene encoding eukaryotic translation initiation factor 3 subunit I, which yields MKPLMLHGHERAITQIKYNREGDLLFSSSKDHKPNVWYSLNGERLGTFNGHNGAVWCIDVNWETTRFMSGGGDNRCRVWDCQTGVEIGCIVTKSSVRTCNFSYSANMAAYSTDKAMKYDCELDVIDTRNVDESTLKQPPILRIPVEKSKITSMLWGTLDEVIITGHDNGDIIQWDLRMGKEVNSAFKAHQGNINDMQLSKDGIFFITASKDTTAKLFDTDSLQCLKTYKTERPVNSAALSPILDHVVLGGGQDAMEVTTTSSRLGKFDSRFFHLVFEEEFGRVKGHFGPINSCAFHPDGKSYSTGGEDGYVRVHTFDQSYFDFGFDY from the exons Atg AAACCGCTTATGTTACACGGGCACGAACGTGCCAtaacacaaattaaatataaccgAGAAGGTGATTTACTTTTCTCATCATCCAAAGATCACAAACCCAACGTATGGTACTCCTTGAATGGTGAACGTTTGGGAACATTTAATGGTCATAATGGTGCCGTATGGTGTATCGATGTTAATTGGGAAACAACTCGATTTATGTCCGGTGGTGGTGATAACCGATGTCGTGTGTGGGATTGTCAAACAGGAGTTGAAATTGGATGTATCGTAACAAAATCGTCAGTGCGTACATGTAATTTTAGTTATTCAGCAAATATGGCCGCATATTCTACGGATAAAGCCATGAAATATGATTGTGAATTGGATGTAATTGATACACGGAATGTGGATGAATCTACATTGAAACAGCCACCTATATTACGGATTCCTgtggaaaaatcaaaaattacatcGATGTTGTGGGGAACTTTAGATGAAGTTATAATTACTGGCCATGATAATGGTGACATTATTCAATGGGATTTACga ATGGGCAAAGAAGTAAATTCAGCTTTTAAGGCTCATCAAGGTAACATCAATGACATGCAATTATCCAAAGATGGTATTTTCTTCATAACCGCATCCAAGGATACAACAGCCAAATTATTCGATACTGATTCATTACAATGTTTAAAAACCTACAAAACTGAACGACCTGTAAATTCAGCTGCATTAAGTCCAATTCTAGATCATGTCGTACTCGGTGGTGGTCAAGATGCTATGGAAGTAACAACTACCTCATCACGTCTTGGTAAATTCGATTCAAGATTTTTCCATTTAGTATTTGAAGAAGAATTTGGTCGTGTTAAAGGACATTTCGGACCTATTAACAGTTGTGCATTCCATCCAGATGGTAAAAGTTATAGTACGGGAGGTGAAGACGGTTATGTCCGAGTACATACATTTGATCaatcatattttgattttggattcgattattga
- the LOC123295456 gene encoding putative uncharacterized protein DDB_G0271606 isoform X2: MNSPKLISDNNNSSINRMQVQGKQRQKQQTTSQGSQTTQTTAQNQQNQSQQQSQQQQQQQQQQQQQDRQQQHRQSQQIDQSDEEIESSPSQILERVKSDRVTVTKPEEDRRRRTIIVEKKNGSFGFTLQSYGIHYKKEQEIEMITYVDYVDYDGPAYRAGMREGDVILSINGNDMEKADHKTLVNFIKNCDSRMRMVVLFEDCVRKVELHIRYIQLQRVLQNKMEELDKLCFRERQILEGKWKTHSLPARKKASAVNTDDNGRHPTQQTNYSYCRSTLSTEDIVNKVPQAEPQPTLMLSYQYLDPRYRTYVIPQIDNGAGEYLLNLCPQRSCRLQDQHHFIVKTPCDNNTRSNKTYHQSNGLISSNSNSMKNENKKSEGHSSRHHLCNPCMKASNNQDSTSLEAYDLASPCCDPHCVPSTRRRSRNHKGQHSKRDCQGSADQPGDDCEEKKNHYGQQRNSKQSMQNQQQQHVSSHPTPKHRYLNFGAGLVSQCSLHSCTSSEFSNTQVAGMAESSAASYTTSLSTDTLYWDAPAGEFNRQQQHSNKKQYTQYNPVKPKSWDNLTTKSFGGYGFGYGYLDTSAKHHKSRPQTSKSNQQMGQKYVQPTKSTESLLALPKYETDPTLSDSSLSCECLDATTPDASAHSSHFFIGKLQSPVDSRGGYYSRRSSTRVDGTDINIVSTSSEITRL, translated from the exons atgaATTCACCAAAATTAAttagtgataataataattcatcaatAAATAGAATGCAGGTACAAGGAAAACAACGACAAAAACAACAGACAACATCTCAAGGATCTCAAACAACACAAACAACAGctcaaaatcaacaaaatcagTCTCAACAACAGTCTCAGCAGCAGcagcagcaacaacaacaacaacaacaacaagataGACAACAGCAACATAGGCAATCACAACAGATTGATCAGAGTGATGAAGAGATTGAGTCATCACCA tCACAAATTTTGGAACGTGTTAAATCGGATCGTGTAACAGTCACCAAACCTGAAGAGGATCGCCGGCGACGTACAATTATTGTGGAAAAGAAGAATGGATCATTTGGTTTTACATTACAAAGTTATGGTATACATTATAAGAAAGAACAAGAAATTGAAATGATAACTTACGTAGATTACGTGGATTATGATGGACCAGCTTATCGTGCTGGTATGCGTGAAGGTGATGTTATCCTCTCAATTAATGGTAATGATATGGAAAAAGCAGATCATAAAACTCTAGTCAATTTTATCAAGAACTGTGATTCACGTATGAGAATGGTTGTACTCTTTGAAGATTGTGTTCGTaag GTGGAGTTACACATACGATATATCCAGCTTCAACGAGTgcttcaaaataaaatggaagAATTGGACAAATTATGTTTCCGTGAACGACAAATACTTGAAGGTAAATGGAAAACACATAGTCTTCCAGCGCGTAAAAAAGCATCCGCCGTAAATACAGACGACAATGGTCGACATCCTACACAACAAACAAACTATTCCTACTGTCGTTCCACCTTATCCACCGAAGACATTGTAAATAAGGTACCTCAGGCTGAACCACAACCCACCTTAATGCTATCGTATCAATACTTAGATCCACGTTATCGTACTTACGTCATACCTCAAATTGATAATGGTGCTGGTGaatacttattaaatttatgtccGCAACGATCATGTCGTCTTCAAGATCAACATCATTTCATTGTAAAAACACCCTGTGATAATAACACCCGGTCAAATAAAACATACCACCAAAGTAATGGGTTAATATCCAGCAATTCCAATTccatgaaaaatgaaaacaaaaaatccgAGGGGCATTCTTCACGACACCACTTATGTAACCCTTGTATGAAAGCAAGTAACAACCAGGATAGCACCAGTTTGGAAGCCTACGACTTAGCAAGTCCTTGTTGTGACCCCCATTGTGTTCCATCAACTCGGCGACGATCACGTAATCATAAAGGACAACATAGTAAGCGAGATTGTCAAGGTTCGGCAGACCAGCCTGGAGATGATTGTGAAGAAAAGAAGAATCATTATGGACAACAACGAAATAGCAAACAGAGCATGCAAAATCAACAGCAGCAACATGTTTCGTCACATCCGACACCAAAACATCGATACTTAAATTTTGGCGCCGGTTTAGTTAGCCAATGCAGTTTACATTCGTGTACTTCTAGTGAATTTAGTAACACCCAAGTGGCGGGAATGGCTGAAAGTTCTGCTGCATCGTATACAACTTCTTTAAGCACAGATACTTTGTACTGGGATGCACCAGCTGGGGAGTTTAATCGACAACAACAacattcgaataaaa AGCAGTATACACAATATAACCCTGTTAAACCAAAATCTTGGGATAATTTAACAACTAAATCTTTTGGAGGTTACGGTTTTGGTTATGGATACTTGGACACCTCGGCTAAACATCATAAGAGTCGACCACAAACCTCAAAATCTAATCAACAAATGGGACAAA AATATGTGCAACCAACCAAATCCACAGAAAGTTTACTGGCATTACCAAAATATGAGACGGATCCAACATTATCTGATTCTAGTCTATCGTGTGAATGTTTAGATGCGACTACCCCAGATGCGTCTGCTCATTCATCgcatttttttattggaaagttACAAAGTCCTGTAGATTCTCGTGGAGGTTATTATTCCCGTAGAAGTTCTACACGTGTGGATGGAACAGATATTAATATTGTTTCCACTAGTTCGGAAATTACaagactttaa
- the LOC123295456 gene encoding putative uncharacterized protein DDB_G0271606 isoform X1 has product MNSPKLISDNNNSSINRMQVQGKQRQKQQTTSQGSQTTQTTAQNQQNQSQQQSQQQQQQQQQQQQQDRQQQHRQSQQIDQSDEEIESSPSQILERVKSDRVTVTKPEEDRRRRTIIVEKKNGSFGFTLQSYGIHYKKEQEIEMITYVDYVDYDGPAYRAGMREGDVILSINGNDMEKADHKTLVNFIKNCDSRMRMVVLFEDCVRKVELHIRYIQLQRVLQNKMEELDKLCFRERQILEGKWKTHSLPARKKASAVNTDDNGRHPTQQTNYSYCRSTLSTEDIVNKVPQAEPQPTLMLSYQYLDPRYRTYVIPQIDNGAGEYLLNLCPQRSCRLQDQHHFIVKTPCDNNTRSNKTYHQSNGLISSNSNSMKNENKKSEGHSSRHHLCNPCMKASNNQDSTSLEAYDLASPCCDPHCVPSTRRRSRNHKGQHSKRDCQGSADQPGDDCEEKKNHYGQQRNSKQSMQNQQQQHVSSHPTPKHRYLNFGAGLVSQCSLHSCTSSEFSNTQVAGMAESSAASYTTSLSTDTLYWDAPAGEFNRQQQHSNKNLPKQHTYHHPQRTHYYQTSVEGGSIDNDQGQQYTQYNPVKPKSWDNLTTKSFGGYGFGYGYLDTSAKHHKSRPQTSKSNQQMGQNPNGGQYSKHNERHSADQQQQGSYGRRPSRQYVQPTKSTESLLALPKYETDPTLSDSSLSCECLDATTPDASAHSSHFFIGKLQSPVDSRGGYYSRRSSTRVDGTDINIVSTSSEITRL; this is encoded by the exons atgaATTCACCAAAATTAAttagtgataataataattcatcaatAAATAGAATGCAGGTACAAGGAAAACAACGACAAAAACAACAGACAACATCTCAAGGATCTCAAACAACACAAACAACAGctcaaaatcaacaaaatcagTCTCAACAACAGTCTCAGCAGCAGcagcagcaacaacaacaacaacaacaacaagataGACAACAGCAACATAGGCAATCACAACAGATTGATCAGAGTGATGAAGAGATTGAGTCATCACCA tCACAAATTTTGGAACGTGTTAAATCGGATCGTGTAACAGTCACCAAACCTGAAGAGGATCGCCGGCGACGTACAATTATTGTGGAAAAGAAGAATGGATCATTTGGTTTTACATTACAAAGTTATGGTATACATTATAAGAAAGAACAAGAAATTGAAATGATAACTTACGTAGATTACGTGGATTATGATGGACCAGCTTATCGTGCTGGTATGCGTGAAGGTGATGTTATCCTCTCAATTAATGGTAATGATATGGAAAAAGCAGATCATAAAACTCTAGTCAATTTTATCAAGAACTGTGATTCACGTATGAGAATGGTTGTACTCTTTGAAGATTGTGTTCGTaag GTGGAGTTACACATACGATATATCCAGCTTCAACGAGTgcttcaaaataaaatggaagAATTGGACAAATTATGTTTCCGTGAACGACAAATACTTGAAGGTAAATGGAAAACACATAGTCTTCCAGCGCGTAAAAAAGCATCCGCCGTAAATACAGACGACAATGGTCGACATCCTACACAACAAACAAACTATTCCTACTGTCGTTCCACCTTATCCACCGAAGACATTGTAAATAAGGTACCTCAGGCTGAACCACAACCCACCTTAATGCTATCGTATCAATACTTAGATCCACGTTATCGTACTTACGTCATACCTCAAATTGATAATGGTGCTGGTGaatacttattaaatttatgtccGCAACGATCATGTCGTCTTCAAGATCAACATCATTTCATTGTAAAAACACCCTGTGATAATAACACCCGGTCAAATAAAACATACCACCAAAGTAATGGGTTAATATCCAGCAATTCCAATTccatgaaaaatgaaaacaaaaaatccgAGGGGCATTCTTCACGACACCACTTATGTAACCCTTGTATGAAAGCAAGTAACAACCAGGATAGCACCAGTTTGGAAGCCTACGACTTAGCAAGTCCTTGTTGTGACCCCCATTGTGTTCCATCAACTCGGCGACGATCACGTAATCATAAAGGACAACATAGTAAGCGAGATTGTCAAGGTTCGGCAGACCAGCCTGGAGATGATTGTGAAGAAAAGAAGAATCATTATGGACAACAACGAAATAGCAAACAGAGCATGCAAAATCAACAGCAGCAACATGTTTCGTCACATCCGACACCAAAACATCGATACTTAAATTTTGGCGCCGGTTTAGTTAGCCAATGCAGTTTACATTCGTGTACTTCTAGTGAATTTAGTAACACCCAAGTGGCGGGAATGGCTGAAAGTTCTGCTGCATCGTATACAACTTCTTTAAGCACAGATACTTTGTACTGGGATGCACCAGCTGGGGAGTTTAATCGACAACAACAacattcgaataaaaatttaccCAAACAACATACTTATCATCATCCGCAGCGAACGCACTATTATCAAACCAGCGTCGAAGGAGGGAGTATTGATAATGACCAAGGACAGCAGTATACACAATATAACCCTGTTAAACCAAAATCTTGGGATAATTTAACAACTAAATCTTTTGGAGGTTACGGTTTTGGTTATGGATACTTGGACACCTCGGCTAAACATCATAAGAGTCGACCACAAACCTCAAAATCTAATCAACAAATGGGACAAAATCCAAATGGAGGACAATATTCGAAACACAACGAACGACATTCAGCTGACCAACAGCAACAAGGTAGTTATGGACGTAGACCTAGTCGACAATATGTGCAACCAACCAAATCCACAGAAAGTTTACTGGCATTACCAAAATATGAGACGGATCCAACATTATCTGATTCTAGTCTATCGTGTGAATGTTTAGATGCGACTACCCCAGATGCGTCTGCTCATTCATCgcatttttttattggaaagttACAAAGTCCTGTAGATTCTCGTGGAGGTTATTATTCCCGTAGAAGTTCTACACGTGTGGATGGAACAGATATTAATATTGTTTCCACTAGTTCGGAAATTACaagactttaa
- the LOC123296022 gene encoding uncharacterized protein KIAA1143 homolog, whose product MKREELPTDFVDNLDIPDEQPTVVVLNPGDLTAEEAEQAQAQLEKEEAEKPADLTERVIFRKPPTKRENIQEPNLDSKEKKSKVSSSSSKKEKKSKNSKPTLSFNEDEDEDEF is encoded by the exons ATGAAG CGTGAAGAATTACCTACCGATTTTGTGGATAACTTAGATATTCCTGACGAACAACCTACTGTTGTTGTTTTAAATCCCGGAGATCTAACCGCCGAAGAAGCTGAACAAGCTCAAGCTCAACTTGAAAAAG aggAAGCAGAAAAACCCGCTGATTTAACCGAACGTgttatttttcgtaaacctcCAACGAAAcgtgaaaatattcaagaacCCAATTTGGATTCTAAAGAGAAAAAGTCTAAAGTCTCTTCCTCCTCTTCAAAGaaagagaaaaaatcaaaaaattctaaaccGACCTTATCGTTTAACGAGGACGAAGACGAAGACGAATTTTAG